The Streptomyces laurentii region TCGTACCTCAACGCCGTCGTCCTCGTGAAGACCACCCTGCCGCCGTCCTCGCTCCTGGAGCGGGCCCAGGCGATCGAGGAGGCCTTCGACCGGGTCCGCGACGAGCGCTGGGGCGCCCGCACGATCGACGTCGACATCATCACGTACGCCGATGTCGTCTCCGACGATCCGGTCCTCACCCTCCCGCACCCGCGGGCCCACCTGCGCGCGTTCGTCCTCGCCCCGTGGCACGACGTCGCCCCGGACGCCGCGCTGCCCGGTCACGGCACCGTCGCCGACCTGCTCGCCGCCGTCGGCCGCGACGGCATCGTGGCGCGCGGCGACCTGGAACTGCGGCTGCCCGAGTAGTCGTTAATCTCGTCAGAGACCGTCCGCCCGCCCCGACGAAGGACACCCGGTGAAACAACTGCGGCTCAAGGTGCTCGCCGGACTGTTCGTCGCCGCCGGCATCCTCTCCTGGGGCGCCACCCGCCTCTGGGACGCGCTCGGCACGCTCCCCAGCGTGCCGCTCGCCGCGCCCATCGTGCTCGCGGTCATCGCCGTCGTCCTCACCGCCACGGCCCTCTCGCTCCGCGCCCGGCTCAAGGCCCAGCGCGAGCGCCGTCCCGATGCCAAGGGCGTCGAACCGCTGATGGCCGCCCGCGCCGTCGTCTTCGGCCAGGCCAGCGCGCTCGTCGCCGCCCTCGTCGCCGGCCTGTACGGCGGCATCGGCGTCTTCCTGCTCGGCTCCCTCGACATCCCCGCCCGCCGCGACCAGGCCCTCTACGCGGGCCTCTCCGTCGTCGCGGGCATCGGCGTCATCGCCGCCGCCCTCTTCCTGGAGCGCGTCTGCAAGCTCCCGGAGGACGACGACCACGACACCCCGGGCCGCGCCCCGGTCTCCTGACCCACCGCCATACGGCACGACGAAGCCCCTGGGCCGACCGGTCAGGCCGGCCCCAGGGGCTTCGTCACGGGGACGCCGATCCGCCGCGGATCAGCGCGCCAGTATCAGGGACATCGCCTCGGCGCGCGTGGTCGCGTCCCGGAGCTGGCCGCGGACGGCCGAGGTGGTCGTCTTCGCGCCGGGCTTGCGGACGCCGCGCAGGGTCATGCACATGTGCTCGGCCTCGATCACGACGATCGCGCCGCGGGCTTCCAGGATCTCCATGAGCGAGTCGGCGATCTGCGTGGTCAGCCGCTCCTGGACCTGGGGACGGCGGGCGAAGACGTCGACCAGGCGGGCCAGCTTCGACAGGCCGGTGATCTTCCCGGACTCCGCCGGGATGTAGCCGATGTGCGCCACCCCGTGGAACGGGAGCAGATGATGCTCACAGGTCGCCATCAGCTCGATGTCCTTCACCAGGACCATCTCGTCGTGGCCCAGGTCGAAGGTCGTGGTGAGCACCTCCTCCGGCTTCTGCCAGAGGCCCGCGAACAGCTCCTTGTACGCCCGCGCCACGCGCGCCGGCGTCTCGCGCAGGCCCTCGCGGTCCGGGTCCTCACCGACCGCGAGCAGCAGCTCCCGTACGGCGGCCTCGGCGCGCTTCTCGTCGTACTCGCCGATCGTGCCCTCGCCGTCCAGCGTCACCGGGTCGGTCATGTGTGCCTCGTTCCGTCTGTCTACTGACATGGCGCGAAATAGGCCGCGCCCCCACAGGCTAAAACCTGCGGGGGCGCGGCTTCCATTCCGGGGCCCGGCCGTCGGTCTCCCGGCGGCCGGCTCAGGTCCGGCGTCAGGCGTCCGGGGTGTCCTCGGGGGTCACCTCGATCGTCTTGGTGGTGTCCACCGGCGGCGTCGTGGAGGAGCCGTTGGCGCTGTTGGTCAGGGCCAGCTCCTTCGGCGAGAGCACCGGCGGGCGGGTGGAGGGCGTACGGCGGGCCGAACCGGTCCAGGCCGGACGGGCCGGGCGCTTGATGATCGACGAGAAGACCTCGGCGATCTCCTCCTTGCCCAGGGTCTCCTTCTCCAGGAGCGCCAGGACCAGGTTGTCGAGGACGTCGCGGTTCTCGACCAGGATCTCCCACGCCTCGTTGTGCGCGGTCTCGATGAGCTTCTTGACCTCTTCGTCGACCAGCGCGGCGACCTCTTCCGAGTAGTCGCGCTGGTGCGCCATCTCGCGGCCGAGGAAGGGCTCGGTGTTGTCGCCGCCGAACTTGATGGCGCCGAGCCGCTCGGTCATGCCGTACTGCGTGACCATCGCGCGGGCCGTGGCGGTGGCCTTCTCGATGTCGTTCGCGGCGCCGGTGGTCGGGTCGTGGAAGACCAGTTCCTCGGCGGCGCGCCCGCCCAGCATGTAGGCGAGCTGGTCGAGCATCTCGTTGCGCGTGGTCGAGTACTTGTCCTCGTCGGGCAGGACCATGGTGTAGCCCAGGGCCCGGCCGCGGGACAGGATGGTGATCTTGTGGACCGGGTCGGAGTTCGGGGAGGCCGCCGCGACCAGGGCGTGTCCGCCCTCGTGGTACGCGGTGATCTTCTTTTCCTTGTCCGACATGATCCGGGTCCGCTTCTGCGGACCGGCGACCACGCGGTCGATGGCCTCGTCGAGCGACGCGTTGTCGATCAGCTTCTTGTCCGAGCGGGCGGTGAGGAGCGCCGCCTCGTTGAGGACGTTGGACAGATCGGCACCGGTGAAGCCGGGGGTGCGGCGGGCGACGGCGCCGAGGTCGACGTCCGGGGCGACCGGCTTGCCCTTCTGGTGGACCTTGAGGATCTCCAGACGGCCCTGCATGTCCGGGCGGTCGACGGCGATCTGCCGGTCGAAGCGGCCGGGGCGCAGGAGGGCCGGGTCGAGGATGTCGGGCCGGTTGGTGGCGGCGATCAGGATGACGCCGCCCTTCACGTCGAAGCCGTCCATCTCGACGAGCAGCTGGTTGAGGGTCTGCTCGCGCTCGTCGTGGCCGCCGCCGAGGCCGGCGCCGCGGTGACGGCCGACCGCGTCGATCTCGTCGACGAAGACGATGGCCGGGGCGTTGGCCTTGGCCTGCTCGAAGAGGTCGCGGACACGGGAGGCGCCGACACCGACGAACATCTCGACGAAGTCGGAGCCGGAGATCGAGTAGAACGGCACTCCGGCCTCGCCGGCGACGGCGCGGGCGAGGAGGGTCTTGCCCGTTCCGGGCGGGCCGTAGAGCAGCACACCCTTCGGGATCTTGGCGCCGACGGCCTGGAACTTGGCTGGCTCCTGGAGGAATTCCTTGATCTCGTGGAGTTCCTCGACGGCCTCGTCGGAACCGGCGACGTCCGCGAAGGTCGTCTTCGGGGTGTCCTTGGTGATCAGCTTGGCCTTGGACTTCCCGAAGTTCATGACTCGGGAGCCGCCGCCCTGCATCTGGTTCATCAGGAAGAGGAAGACGACCACGATGAGGACGAAGGGCAGCAGGGAGAGCAGGACCGAGACGAACGGGGACTGCTTCGTCGGAGAGACCGTGTAGCCCTCCTTGAGCTGCCCGGCCTCGAACTTCTCCTGGAGCTTGTCGGCCAGCGTGACACCCTGGGTGCCGATGTAGTTGGCCTGGACCTTGCTGCTCTTGTTGATCTGGACACCGTCGACGAGGTCGATCTTCACGACCTGTTCGTCACCGGTGGTGATCTTTGCGGTTTTGACCTGGTTCTTGTCGATCGCCTGGACGACCTTGCCGGTGTCCACCGTCTTGTAGCCCTCGGACGAGCCGACGACCTGCATCAGCACGACCACGGCGAGGACGGCCAGCACGATCCACATGACCGGCCCACGGAAGTATCGCTTCACGTCCATCCATACGGGGCGTAAGCGGCGCCCCGTCCCTCCTGCCCGTAGGTGAATGCTGTTAGGGAAATGCTGCTGTGAAGAGCTGCGGTGTGAAAAAGCTGTTCTTCGGACGGTACCCCAGCATCGGCGCCCGCGACCGCCTTCCCATGCTTCAACGGAAGGAAGACGGTGCGGGTTCCCCGGGGCGCCGGGTTCTCAGCCGCCGTAGACGTGCGGGGCGAGGGTGCCGACGAACGGGAGGTTCCGGTACTTCTCGGCGTAGTCCAGGCCGTATCCCACGACGAACTCGTTGGGGATGTCGAAGCCGACCCACTTCACGTCGAGGGCGACCTTCGCGGCCTCCGGCTTGCGCAGGAGGGTGCAGACCTCGAGGGAGGCCGGCTCGCGCGAACCGAGGTTCGACAGGAGCCAGGACAGGGTCAGGCCCGAGTCGATGATGTCCTCGACGATCAGGACGTGCCGTCCCTTGATGTCGGTGTCGAGGTCCTTGAGGATCCGGACCACGCCGGAGGACTGGGTGCCTGCTCCGTAGGAGGAGACGGCCATCCAGTCCATGGTGACGGGGGAGGACAGCGTGCGCGCCAGGTCCGCCATCACCATCACGGCGCCCTTGAGGACACCGACGATGAGCAGGTCCTTGCCCGCGTACTCCGCGTCGATCTTCGCGGCCAGCTCGGCCAGCTTCGCGTCGATCTCTTCCTTGGTGATGAGCACCGACTGGAGGTCGGTGCCCATGTCCTTCTCGTTCACCCGGGTCACTTTCGTTGCAGCTTGCGACTTTGCTGTCAGCCTTGCCGAATGACCAGTCTGCCACCCTGACGCAGTGCCTCGACGCGGCCGGGCAGGTTGATGGCCCCCTGACCACGCCATCCGGTGATCAGCCGGTCGACTTCCTCGATGTGCCGGGCGAAGAGGGAACCGGCGGGAGCGCCCTCGGCGATCACGGCACGGCGCAGGACGCGGCGGCGTACGGCGGGGGGCAGTCCGGAGAGCTTCGCGCACTCGAGGCGGCCCGCCTCGTCGCGGACGTCGGCCTCCGCGTGGGCGGCCCAGGCGTCGAGGGCGTCGGCGTCGTCGCGGGAGAGCTGGGCGGTCCGGGCGAGGGCTTCGACGACGCCCTTGCCGAGGGCTTTCTCCAGGGCGGGCAGGCCCTCGTGGCGGAGCCGGGAGCGGGTGTAGGCGGGGTCGGTGTTGTGCGGGTCGTCCCAGATGGCCAGTTCCTGGGCGATGCAGGCCTTGCGGACGGTCTGGCGGTCGAGTTCCAGGAAGGGGCGGCGGTAGCGGCCGGCGACGCCGGAGACGGCGGCCATGCCGGACAGGGAGCGGATCCCGGAGCCGCGGGCGAGGCCGAGGAGGACGGTTTCGGCCTGGTCGTCGCGGGTGTGGCCGAGCAGGATGCCGGTGGCGCCGTGGCGTTCGGCGGCGGCGTCGAGGGCGGCGTAGCGGGCGTCGCGGGCCGCGGCCTCGGGGCCGACGCGGCGGGCGGCGGTGCCGGTGTAGGCGGCTCCGTGGGCGGCGGCGGTGGATTCGGGACCGACGGTGACGGCGATGGTCTCGACGGGGTCGAGGCCGAGGGCGGTCATCCGGTCGGCGACCTCGCGGGCGCGCTGGCCGGAGCCCTGCTGGAGGCCGTGGTCGACGGTGACGCCGCCGGCCCGGACGTCGAGTTTGCGCG contains the following coding sequences:
- a CDS encoding GTP cyclohydrolase I (GTP cyclohydrolase I (GTP-CH-I) catalyzes the conversion of GTP into dihydroneopterin triphosphate. The enzyme product is the precursor of tetrahydrofolate in eubacteria, fungi, and plants and of the folate analogs in methanogenic bacteria. In...; cd00642;~GTP cyclohydrolase I [Rhodococcus jostii RHA1];~GTP cyclohydrolase I; Provisional;~GTP-CH-I/GFRP interaction surface;~homodecamer interface [polypeptide binding];~identified by MetaGeneAnnotator; putative;~involved in the first step of tetrahydrofolate biosynthesis; catalyzes the formation of formate and 2-amino-4-hydroxy-6-(erythro-1,2, 3-trihydroxypropyl)dihydropteridine triphosphate from GTP and water; forms a homopolymer;~putative catalytic site residues [active];~zinc binding site [ion binding]), whose product is MTDPVTLDGEGTIGEYDEKRAEAAVRELLLAVGEDPDREGLRETPARVARAYKELFAGLWQKPEEVLTTTFDLGHDEMVLVKDIELMATCEHHLLPFHGVAHIGYIPAESGKITGLSKLARLVDVFARRPQVQERLTTQIADSLMEILEARGAIVVIEAEHMCMTLRGVRKPGAKTTTSAVRGQLRDATTRAEAMSLILAR
- a CDS encoding cell division protein ftsH (ATP binding site [chemical binding];~ATP-dependent metalloprotease FtsH; TIGR01241;~Cell division protein FtsH [Streptomyces venezuelae ATCC10712];~Peptidase family M41; pfam01434;~The AAA+ (ATPases Associated with a wide variety of cellular Activities) superfamily represents an ancient group of ATPases belonging to the ASCE (for additional strand, catalytic E) division of the P-loop NTPase fold. The ASCE division also includes ABC; cd00009;~Walker A motif;~Walker B motif;~arginine finger;~identified by MetaGeneAnnotator; putative), yielding MDVKRYFRGPVMWIVLAVLAVVVLMQVVGSSEGYKTVDTGKVVQAIDKNQVKTAKITTGDEQVVKIDLVDGVQINKSSKVQANYIGTQGVTLADKLQEKFEAGQLKEGYTVSPTKQSPFVSVLLSLLPFVLIVVVFLFLMNQMQGGGSRVMNFGKSKAKLITKDTPKTTFADVAGSDEAVEELHEIKEFLQEPAKFQAVGAKIPKGVLLYGPPGTGKTLLARAVAGEAGVPFYSISGSDFVEMFVGVGASRVRDLFEQAKANAPAIVFVDEIDAVGRHRGAGLGGGHDEREQTLNQLLVEMDGFDVKGGVILIAATNRPDILDPALLRPGRFDRQIAVDRPDMQGRLEILKVHQKGKPVAPDVDLGAVARRTPGFTGADLSNVLNEAALLTARSDKKLIDNASLDEAIDRVVAGPQKRTRIMSDKEKKITAYHEGGHALVAAASPNSDPVHKITILSRGRALGYTMVLPDEDKYSTTRNEMLDQLAYMLGGRAAEELVFHDPTTGAANDIEKATATARAMVTQYGMTERLGAIKFGGDNTEPFLGREMAHQRDYSEEVAALVDEEVKKLIETAHNEAWEILVENRDVLDNLVLALLEKETLGKEEIAEVFSSIIKRPARPAWTGSARRTPSTRPPVLSPKELALTNSANGSSTTPPVDTTKTIEVTPEDTPDA
- a CDS encoding tRNA(ile)-lysidine synthetase (Ligand Binding Site [chemical binding];~N-terminal domain of predicted ATPase of the PP-loop faimly implicated in cell cycle control [Cell division and chromosome partitioning]. This isa subfamily of Adenine nucleotide alpha hydrolases superfamily.Adeninosine nucleotide alpha hydrolases...; cd01992;~identified by MetaGeneAnnotator; putative;~tRNA(Ile)-lysidine synthase MesJ [Cell cycle control, cell division, chromosomepartitioning]; COG0037;~tRNA(Ile)-lysidine synthetase [Streptomyces venezuelae ATCC10712]), with translation MGPHPAVAAIRLAVRRVLHDVLTEHRTTGRAPGTPPGGHPLVLVACSGGADSMALASALAFEARKLDVRAGGVTVDHGLQQGSGQRAREVADRMTALGLDPVETIAVTVGPESTAAAHGAAYTGTAARRVGPEAAARDARYAALDAAAERHGATGILLGHTRDDQAETVLLGLARGSGIRSLSGMAAVSGVAGRYRRPFLELDRQTVRKACIAQELAIWDDPHNTDPAYTRSRLRHEGLPALEKALGKGVVEALARTAQLSRDDADALDAWAAHAEADVRDEAGRLECAKLSGLPPAVRRRVLRRAVIAEGAPAGSLFARHIEEVDRLITGWRGQGAINLPGRVEALRQGGRLVIRQG
- a CDS encoding hypoxanthine phosphoribosyltransferase (COG: COG0634; Pfam: PF00156; InterPro: IPR005904;~Phosphoribosyl transferase (PRT)-type I domain; cd06223;~hypoxanthine phosphoribosyltransferase [Mobiluncus curtisii ATCC43063];~identified by MetaGeneAnnotator; putative), translated to MNEKDMGTDLQSVLITKEEIDAKLAELAAKIDAEYAGKDLLIVGVLKGAVMVMADLARTLSSPVTMDWMAVSSYGAGTQSSGVVRILKDLDTDIKGRHVLIVEDIIDSGLTLSWLLSNLGSREPASLEVCTLLRKPEAAKVALDVKWVGFDIPNEFVVGYGLDYAEKYRNLPFVGTLAPHVYGG
- a CDS encoding hypothetical protein (Protein of unknown function (DUF3180); pfam11377;~identified by MetaGeneAnnotator; putative;~secreted protein [Streptomyces ghanaensis ATCC14672]); this translates as MKQLRLKVLAGLFVAAGILSWGATRLWDALGTLPSVPLAAPIVLAVIAVVLTATALSLRARLKAQRERRPDAKGVEPLMAARAVVFGQASALVAALVAGLYGGIGVFLLGSLDIPARRDQALYAGLSVVAGIGVIAAALFLERVCKLPEDDDHDTPGRAPVS
- a CDS encoding 2-amino-4-hydroxy-6-hydroxymethyldihydropteridine pyrophosphokinase (2-amino-4-hydroxy-6-hydroxymethyldihydropteridine pyrophosphokinase [Streptomyces cattleya NRRL 8057 = DSM46488];~7,8-dihydro-6-hydroxymethylpterin-pyrophosphokinase (HPPK). Folate derivatives are essential cofactors in the biosynthesis of purines, pyrimidines, and amino acids as well as formyl-tRNA. Mammalian cells are able to utilize pre-formed folates after...; cd00483;~ATP binding site [chemical binding];~catalytic center binding site [active];~identified by MetaGeneAnnotator; putative), with protein sequence MKHPQSDPTVQPVPAAVTAAVDAADITLSNPKWAVLALGSNLGNRLETLQGAVDALEDTPGLRVKAVSPVYETEPWGVEPGTQPSYLNAVVLVKTTLPPSSLLERAQAIEEAFDRVRDERWGARTIDVDIITYADVVSDDPVLTLPHPRAHLRAFVLAPWHDVAPDAALPGHGTVADLLAAVGRDGIVARGDLELRLPE